The window CAGTTCCCTTCGGTCACGCATCATCGCGGCGCCGACGAATTCGTCTCGATCCTGCACGGTGCCGAGTTCGACTTCACCTACATGCTGTGCCACGAAGCAGCTACGGACTTCCCCTCGACTGACGCGGCGCTCGACGCCTATGACTGCATCATCCTCAGCGACATCGGCGCCAACACGTTGCTGTTGTCGCCGGATGTCTGGACCCACTCGCGCCGCGCGCCGAACCGGCTGAAACTGCTGCGCAGCTATGTGGAGCGCGGCGGCGGGTTGATCATGGTCGGCGGCTACTACAGCTTCCAAGGCATCAACGGCGCGGCGCGCTATCGCAAAACGGCCGTAGAGGCGGTGCTGCCGACGGCGATCCATCCCTACGACGACCGCATCGAACTGCCCGAAGGCATCGTGCCCGAACTCGGCGCCGGCGCTGCAGGCCATCCGATCCTGAACGGCGTGCCGACGGATTTTCCTTATCTGCTCGGCATCAATGAAGTCGTGTCAAAACCCGAGGCGACCACGCTGCTGACATTACCGGCCAGCGAGGGCGGCCATCCGCTGCTCGCGGTGCAGCAGGTCGGCGCAGGGCGCAGCGCCGTCTGGACGACCGACATCGGGCCGCATTGGTTGCCGAATGAATTTTTGCGCTGGGAGGGCTTCAAGCCGCTGTGGAGCAATCTGCTGAATTGGACCAGCCGGCAGGACAGCAAGTAGCCGGCGAGACCTATACCGTGACGCCGAGCAGGCTGGCGTGGGCCGAGACGATGCGCCAGCCTTGTTCGGTACGCAGCAGCGTCTTGGTCTCGCGGCCGGTGGTGGCCTCGCCGTCGCGCTGGTATTCGGTGTTGGCGGTGGCGAAGTCGCGGCCGTAAGTGGTGATGATAGTGTTGATCAGCGTACGGCGGAACTTGCCGAGCTTGCCGCTGCGGCGGAAATCCGAGATCGCCTGCCAGCCGCGCAGGTTCTCGCCGACGCCGTAGCGCGTGGTCGTGTCATGATTCCAGAAAATCTCTTCCATCACCGGAATGTCGTTGGCTTGCAGCGCCTGCTCATAGCGCTCGAACACCGCGCGCACTTCCGCAACAACATCGGGCAGATTGATAGCATGGATCATGGCTTCACCAGTTTGATATGATAGTTTGGCATATTCTCTCATGCGAGTAAAAGCGGCCTGACGAACGGCCGAAGAGTTGGGCCTGACAAAGCGCTGAAGGACGGTTGTCATCGATGGCGAAAATTTGGGTCATAGGCAGCGCCAATGCCGACCTCATGCTGGCGCTGCCGGTGCTGCCGAGGCCGGGCGAGACCGTGCGCGGTCGCGACTTTGTCGTGGCTCCGGGCGGCAAGGGCGCCAATCAGGCGGTAGCGGCGGCGCGCCTCGGCGGCGATGTGAGTTTTGTCGGATGTATCGGCGACGATGCCTTCGGGATCAGCCTGCGCACGTCGCTGTCGGACAGCGGCGTGGACGTCACCCATCTCAAGGTCGCGGCCGGCGTGACGTCGGGCATCGCCATGGTGATGACGGAGGCTTCCGGCGAGAACAGCATTGCGATTTCCGGCGGCGCCAACGATCTGCTGCTGCCGGAGGATATCGACGCGTTGAGCGCGAACATTGGCCGGGCCTCGCTGCTGGTCTGTCAATTCGAGTCGCCCGCCGAGACTGTCGAGCGTGCCCTGGCGCTGGCCAAGTTGCATTCCATTCCTGTTCTGCTCAATCCCGCGCCGGCGCGCCCGGTCGACGATGCGTTGCTGGACGGCCTGCGCTTTTTGATCCCCAACCGGCATGAACTTGCGTCCCTTACGGGGCGCGAGATTAATAGCCCGGAGGACATCGCGGCCGCGACAAAACTGCTGTTAAAGCGCGGCGTGCAGACGGTCATCGTGACGCTGGGGCGCGATGGCGTGGCGCTCGTCGACAGCAGCGGAATACGAACCAGTCGGGCTGCCGCCGTTGACGCTGTTGATACCACCGGAGCAGGCGACACTTTCGTCGGAGCATTTGCCGTCGAATGGTGCCGAACGGCCGACGTCAACGCAGCGATTGCCTTCGCACAGCGGGCAGCCGCATTCAGCGTCACCAGTTGCGGTGCGCAGGCCTCGATGCCATGGTTCTCGGATCTGGACTCATCCGCCTGACCCCATACTTGGGCGGGCGCCGGGGCGCCACTGCGGAATATTGGCGACGGCCGCTTCTGGCGCGCAAAGCTGCCGCTCACGGGCATGTCCGTTCTTGCGGTGCCGGCTCAACGGTGTACGCAAACAGGCGTTAAATCTCTCTGCTGGGGGTCTCACGGTTCTTCCCCAAAGCTTCCGCCAAGTCGGTTGCCGAGTTCGAGACGTTCGTGTCGGTTGCTTGTTTGCGGCCTGGGTTGCTGATGTCGCTGAGCGTCCAGCAGTGCACGATTGGAAATTTGCGGCGCGTGTTGAATGGTTGAACGGACACTAGGATTCCAACGAAGACTCGGAAACCGCGCACAGAAACCGTTGCCCTGCAGTGCTTTTCGCGAACAGCCGCGGCGGCCGTCTCGGCGCACTATGGACCACGCCTGTGGACCATTTCAAGCCTCAGCGGGATAGCTGGCACACTCGCCAGCCGCGCGGCCAAGACCTGGGCTGGCCACGAGACTTCATGCGAAGCTGGGATATGACGGGCAGGGAGGTCCTGGAGGGCCCCGTTCGGTCGTGCCCCCAGGGGGCGTGTAGCCGGGCGGTGATCGGTGATTTCCCGGCGCGCTGTCCGCTGTCGTCCCCATAGTCGGATCATACGGATCGGCTAGGATTAAAACGCTTCCCGACCGACTGTCAGCTGTGAGCCGGCGAATGGATTCGGCTGCGTCGGAAGCCGACGAAGCCTTTGCTCAAGTTGTGGCGCTCAATGTCTCGTCAAGCGTTGAGTCAGGTTCGCCAACTAAGGAAATGGAAGATGCTATAGGTTCGAGGATGGCGTCGCTCGAAGAGCGGCTCGAGGCTGTTGTTGCCTCGGTCGAAGAGTTGCCGGATCGGCTTCAAAGAATGGTTGATCCCGAGGAACTTAATGTCATCATGGCTGACTCTCGATCTTTCGGAGAGTCTGTACGGGAAATAGCCGAGCGAATTGGTGACTATGTCACGACTGCGGTGAATGAGGAGGCTATTGAGGCAAGCTGTGAGCGGCTGTCAAGCGTCAGCAGCTCGACTCAAGAGCAAATTCAAACCCGCTTAGATGGGATCAGTGAGTTTTTGAAAGCATGGGCCGAGGGGCTGGCGGATGCTGCGCAGACGATCTCGCACAGGCAGAACGACTGGACGGCGTCGCTTCAAACGAGCTGGGCTGAGAGAGCAAAGGAACTCTCTTCGGTTGTCCAAAACAAGCTGGCCGAGTTAGAGGGCGAGGGCGAAGCGCTCATAACAAAGCTAGATAGCATGATTGGCATCGTGAACGTCTTGAGTCCGGTCCGACCATTTCTCAGGGATCAGATCGAAATCTGC is drawn from Nitrobacteraceae bacterium AZCC 2146 and contains these coding sequences:
- a CDS encoding putative membrane protein (product_source=COG5426; cog=COG5426; pfam=PF07090; superfamily=52317), producing MTAKKILLAGESWTSTATHIKGWDQFPSVTHHRGADEFVSILHGAEFDFTYMLCHEAATDFPSTDAALDAYDCIILSDIGANTLLLSPDVWTHSRRAPNRLKLLRSYVERGGGLIMVGGYYSFQGINGAARYRKTAVEAVLPTAIHPYDDRIELPEGIVPELGAGAAGHPILNGVPTDFPYLLGINEVVSKPEATTLLTLPASEGGHPLLAVQQVGAGRSAVWTTDIGPHWLPNEFLRWEGFKPLWSNLLNWTSRQDSK
- a CDS encoding ketosteroid isomerase-like protein (product_source=COG4319; cath_funfam=1.10.10.640; cog=COG4319; pfam=PF11533; superfamily=54427), yielding MIHAINLPDVVAEVRAVFERYEQALQANDIPVMEEIFWNHDTTTRYGVGENLRGWQAISDFRRSGKLGKFRRTLINTIITTYGRDFATANTEYQRDGEATTGRETKTLLRTEQGWRIVSAHASLLGVTV
- a CDS encoding ribokinase (product_source=KO:K00852; cath_funfam=3.40.1190.20; cog=COG0524; ko=KO:K00852; pfam=PF00294; superfamily=53613; tigrfam=TIGR02152), translated to MAKIWVIGSANADLMLALPVLPRPGETVRGRDFVVAPGGKGANQAVAAARLGGDVSFVGCIGDDAFGISLRTSLSDSGVDVTHLKVAAGVTSGIAMVMTEASGENSIAISGGANDLLLPEDIDALSANIGRASLLVCQFESPAETVERALALAKLHSIPVLLNPAPARPVDDALLDGLRFLIPNRHELASLTGREINSPEDIAAATKLLLKRGVQTVIVTLGRDGVALVDSSGIRTSRAAAVDAVDTTGAGDTFVGAFAVEWCRTADVNAAIAFAQRAAAFSVTSCGAQASMPWFSDLDSSA
- a CDS encoding aminopeptidase N (product_source=COG0308; cath_funfam=1.10.287.500; cog=COG0308; superfamily=58113), which codes for MDSAASEADEAFAQVVALNVSSSVESGSPTKEMEDAIGSRMASLEERLEAVVASVEELPDRLQRMVDPEELNVIMADSRSFGESVREIAERIGDYVTTAVNEEAIEASCERLSSVSSSTQEQIQTRLDGISEFLKAWAEGLADAAQTISHRQNDWTASLQTSWAERAKELSSVVQNKLAELEGEGEALITKLDSMIGIVNVLSPVRPFLRDQIEICFQFDSSHKPFAEVWMPARGHQEDPRIAVHRV